One Oscillospiraceae bacterium genomic region harbors:
- a CDS encoding winged helix-turn-helix transcriptional regulator, which produces MEDFLHRIGAMARDTDGKLRPTAAGLLMFGHEYEIVREFPHYFLDYQEHDRSSTEDERWTDRIVSSSGDWSGNICDFYFRVYNRIAQDIKVPFKLNGADRIDDTPLHKALREALANALIHADYYDRRGLVIQKWPDKIRIANPGAFRINVQEALVGGVSDPRNESLIKMFNLINVGERAGSGLPSIRSVWQKQGWQVPEIVEAFNPDRTTLTLPLSAAKMAVKSGGKKVAVKRGGIAEHRKADILQYLTDTPEAASKEIAEAVGLQVSRTKMYLAELIEQEAVVAEGAGRARKYRLKT; this is translated from the coding sequence GTGGAGGATTTTCTGCATCGCATCGGCGCTATGGCACGAGATACGGACGGTAAACTGCGCCCTACTGCAGCGGGATTATTGATGTTCGGACATGAATACGAAATCGTGCGGGAATTTCCGCATTATTTTCTGGACTATCAGGAACATGATCGCAGTTCCACAGAAGATGAGCGCTGGACGGACAGAATCGTGTCCAGTTCAGGCGATTGGAGTGGTAATATCTGTGACTTTTATTTCCGCGTTTATAACCGCATTGCGCAGGACATAAAAGTTCCGTTCAAACTGAATGGTGCTGACCGCATTGATGACACCCCTCTGCATAAGGCTTTGCGCGAGGCTTTAGCAAACGCCTTGATTCATGCCGACTACTATGACCGGCGCGGTCTGGTGATTCAAAAATGGCCGGATAAAATTCGTATCGCCAATCCGGGCGCTTTCCGTATCAATGTGCAGGAGGCTCTTGTCGGTGGTGTATCCGACCCGCGAAACGAGTCGCTCATTAAAATGTTCAACCTGATAAATGTTGGCGAGCGTGCAGGAAGCGGATTGCCAAGTATTCGCTCCGTTTGGCAAAAGCAGGGGTGGCAGGTGCCAGAGATTGTAGAAGCGTTTAATCCGGATCGGACAACGCTGACACTACCGCTTTCCGCCGCAAAAATGGCGGTAAAAAGTGGCGGTAAAAAAGTGGCGGTAAAACGTGGCGGCATTGCTGAACATCGCAAAGCGGACATTTTACAGTACCTGACAGACACTCCTGAAGCGGCAAGCAAAGAAATCGCCGAGGCGGTTGGACTACAGGTTTCCCGCACGAAAATGTATTTGGCAGAATTGATTGAACAAGAGGCTGTTGTTGCAGAAGGCGCCGGACGTGCGCGTAAATATCGGCTGAAAACATGA
- a CDS encoding recombinase family protein yields the protein MKQSSKKITLGTAALYCRLSRDDNMDNESNSISNQKKILQKAAKDKGYSDTIFFVDDGITGTTMKRPGFQKMITAIEAGYISAVFVKDLSRLGRNYIEVGKLTEEFFPLHDVRLVAVSDGVDSDEGEDDFTPFKNIMNEYYAKDISKKRRIVNKMKGNAGIPLSPPPYGYIKNPDDPRFWVVDPEAADVVRRIYRMALEGYGLAETAAALGADGIVNPTYYWRSKGTSRGGSKSTLEPTKWGHTTIKKILTTQEYCGDVINFKSYSKSYKMKKRIENPEENRAIFLNVHEAIIDRPTWEKVQALKSGTRRKRPTVTQEPSVFSGVMKCPECGGNLNFHFNQNNHDIKFFSCQNHNSGLRKCSSTHYIRLDFLEQVVLYEVHRLACFANEYENDFIKAMVGRSAKVAENERVRKKRELDALLARDRELDALFERLYEDNVSGKIDDARFAKMAKRYEQEQGENAGRIKTLRLEVKKLDEKRMDVDDFLETVRRYTDATKITKRRWSSPSDLCTRL from the coding sequence TTGAAACAGTCAAGTAAGAAAATCACCCTCGGCACAGCCGCTCTTTACTGCCGCTTGAGCCGTGACGATAACATGGACAACGAGTCCAATAGCATCAGCAATCAAAAAAAGATACTGCAAAAGGCCGCCAAGGACAAGGGATATTCGGACACGATCTTTTTCGTGGATGACGGAATCACCGGCACTACCATGAAGCGTCCCGGTTTTCAGAAAATGATAACCGCAATCGAAGCTGGGTACATCTCGGCAGTGTTCGTCAAAGACCTGTCCCGGCTGGGCCGCAACTACATCGAGGTCGGCAAGCTGACCGAGGAGTTTTTCCCGCTCCATGATGTGCGGCTGGTGGCTGTTTCGGATGGCGTGGATAGTGACGAGGGCGAGGATGACTTCACCCCGTTCAAAAACATCATGAACGAATACTACGCCAAGGACATTTCCAAGAAGCGCCGGATCGTCAACAAAATGAAAGGCAACGCTGGTATTCCGCTGTCACCGCCACCCTATGGCTACATCAAAAATCCGGACGATCCCCGCTTTTGGGTGGTCGATCCCGAGGCTGCCGATGTGGTGCGCCGTATCTACCGCATGGCTCTGGAGGGTTACGGGCTGGCTGAAACCGCCGCCGCTCTCGGTGCTGATGGTATCGTCAACCCTACCTATTACTGGCGCAGCAAGGGTACAAGCCGGGGCGGCTCCAAAAGTACCTTGGAGCCTACCAAGTGGGGCCACACCACAATCAAGAAAATCCTTACCACACAGGAGTATTGTGGCGATGTGATCAACTTCAAAAGCTACTCCAAATCCTACAAGATGAAAAAGCGGATCGAAAACCCGGAGGAAAACCGGGCGATCTTCCTCAATGTTCACGAGGCCATCATTGATCGGCCTACTTGGGAAAAGGTACAGGCGCTGAAATCCGGGACACGGCGCAAGCGCCCTACCGTCACCCAAGAGCCAAGCGTTTTTTCCGGCGTGATGAAGTGTCCCGAGTGCGGCGGCAATTTGAACTTCCACTTTAATCAGAATAACCACGACATCAAGTTTTTCAGTTGCCAAAACCATAATTCGGGGCTGCGTAAATGCTCGTCCACTCACTATATCCGGCTGGACTTCTTGGAGCAGGTCGTTCTCTACGAGGTGCATCGGCTGGCCTGTTTCGCCAACGAGTACGAAAACGACTTTATCAAGGCTATGGTGGGACGCTCGGCAAAGGTGGCCGAAAATGAGCGGGTACGCAAAAAGCGGGAGCTGGATGCGCTGCTGGCCCGTGACCGGGAATTGGATGCGCTCTTTGAACGGCTGTATGAGGACAATGTTTCCGGCAAGATTGACGATGCCCGGTTTGCGAAAATGGCAAAGCGCTATGAACAGGAGCAGGGTGAAAACGCCGGGCGCATTAAGACTCTGCGGCTGGAAGTGAAAAAGCTGGACGAAAAGCGGATGGATGTGGATGACTTTTTGGAAACGGTACGCCGTTATACGGACGCCACCAAAATCACCAAGCGCAGATGGAGCTCTCCTAGCGATTTATGCACACGCCTTTGA
- a CDS encoding Fic family protein, whose protein sequence is MANYAVDSLQDGCYPGTVVLINILGIQNQSDLDAVEGTIVPAKVALWEEKPLAGSFDFAHYCAIHRFLFEDLYEWSGKPRTVDISKKGTQFCPAAQIESTAKAIFARLKKQNFLVGLDRAHFISAIVDFYERTNELHPFREGNGRTQRVFLSQLARHAGYVIDFARVDPDDLMIATIQAAGGVDDFLKVLFDEMVV, encoded by the coding sequence ATGGCAAACTATGCAGTGGATTCTTTGCAGGATGGGTGCTATCCGGGCACTGTGGTGTTAATAAATATACTTGGCATTCAAAATCAGTCCGACTTGGATGCCGTGGAAGGTACGATCGTTCCGGCCAAGGTTGCTTTATGGGAAGAAAAACCTTTAGCCGGAAGTTTCGATTTTGCGCATTACTGTGCGATTCATCGCTTTTTGTTTGAAGATTTATACGAATGGTCGGGCAAGCCGCGAACGGTGGATATTTCAAAGAAAGGCACGCAGTTTTGCCCCGCTGCGCAAATTGAAAGCACAGCGAAAGCCATCTTTGCCAGATTAAAAAAGCAGAATTTTCTTGTCGGCTTAGACAGAGCGCACTTCATTTCTGCCATAGTAGACTTTTATGAACGAACGAATGAGCTTCACCCCTTCCGAGAGGGCAACGGCAGAACCCAGCGTGTTTTTCTTTCGCAGCTTGCCCGCCATGCGGGATATGTCATTGATTTTGCCCGTGTTGACCCGGATGATTTAATGATTGCCACAATTCAGGCTGCAGGCGGCGTGGATGATTTTTTGAAGGTTCTGTTTGATGAGATGGTTGTCTAA
- a CDS encoding antitoxin VbhA family protein yields MAPITREQALENALASSRIEGYEVTEQTRADCRRLMDGKVDARTLAAEILARRRAQRG; encoded by the coding sequence ATGGCACCAATTACTCGTGAACAGGCATTGGAAAATGCTTTGGCTTCTTCGCGCATCGAGGGGTATGAAGTCACCGAACAGACCCGTGCCGACTGCCGCCGCCTGATGGACGGCAAAGTAGATGCCCGCACCTTGGCTGCTGAAATTCTGGCACGCCGCAGGGCGCAGCGAGGGTAA
- a CDS encoding DUF2971 domain-containing protein, whose product MNDTALQGNLSNEEYNRLYNPLLDGIQSMIPPMLFRYRSCNELSLQALWDDKIWLSKGNVMNDDYDALLYFDKAKITAHVLQAINEFSRFTSGKVSWEELPQVVQRFFPREVLCQMRESVAHITAKDMETYLRHFEAFSQNAIKAYSPKISVLTQNTLKFACFSDTITSANMWGHYASSSTGFSIGYNFRGFPCVDSVGEGNSELPTRCELFPIIYQSRRYDATPYAEWLLICSLVNDYFKTFSSQGNILDAAKILPCPDMLAPIKIMIHKSTEWKSEHEWRLMGTFATPALLSEEHTFVKKKASAIYLGRKISPIYARLLLDIAREKRIPVYKTLVNANSRNYHLKPRCVFSPDGAEKVWPLTTN is encoded by the coding sequence ATGAATGATACCGCACTTCAAGGCAATCTTTCGAATGAGGAATATAATCGTCTGTATAACCCCCTATTGGACGGCATTCAATCGATGATTCCGCCAATGCTATTTCGCTATCGTTCCTGCAATGAACTTTCTCTTCAAGCCCTTTGGGATGATAAAATCTGGCTTTCCAAGGGAAATGTCATGAATGATGATTATGATGCGTTGCTGTATTTTGATAAAGCAAAAATCACCGCGCACGTTTTACAGGCTATAAACGAATTTTCACGGTTCACTTCGGGAAAAGTTTCTTGGGAAGAACTTCCGCAGGTAGTACAACGCTTTTTCCCGCGTGAAGTTCTTTGCCAGATGAGAGAATCCGTTGCGCATATTACTGCAAAGGATATGGAAACTTATTTACGACACTTTGAAGCATTTTCTCAAAATGCTATTAAAGCATACTCTCCGAAAATTTCGGTTTTAACGCAAAATACATTAAAATTCGCCTGTTTCTCTGATACGATTACATCTGCAAATATGTGGGGACATTATGCATCCTCAAGTACAGGATTTTCCATTGGATATAACTTTCGAGGTTTTCCATGTGTTGATTCTGTAGGTGAAGGAAACAGTGAGTTGCCCACTCGATGTGAATTGTTCCCAATTATTTACCAATCAAGGCGTTACGACGCAACGCCTTATGCCGAATGGCTTTTAATATGTTCTCTTGTAAACGACTATTTTAAGACATTTTCCAGTCAGGGAAACATACTTGATGCAGCTAAAATCCTTCCGTGCCCCGATATGCTTGCACCCATCAAAATAATGATACATAAATCCACAGAGTGGAAATCCGAGCATGAATGGCGCCTTATGGGGACTTTCGCAACACCCGCGCTACTTTCAGAAGAACACACATTTGTAAAGAAAAAAGCGAGTGCTATCTATCTTGGTAGAAAGATTTCTCCTATATATGCGCGCTTGCTTTTGGACATTGCAAGAGAAAAAAGAATTCCTGTCTATAAAACGCTTGTTAATGCAAACTCGAGAAATTATCACCTAAAGCCACGATGCGTATTTTCACCAGACGGCGCTGAAAAAGTCTGGCCGTTGACTACCAACTGA
- a CDS encoding sigma-70 family RNA polymerase sigma factor codes for MTTINLKDFYPWYTTDEYIQAPDEVAAELRADKLYEAAYQRRIVRNKAQFSLDCDDGIEYSACLSEPTPQELVERMERFCDLWNALNTLPEIQGRRVDACIILGKSYREVAEAEGVHKSSVQESVRSGLENMRKYLKKVW; via the coding sequence ATGACGACCATCAATCTGAAAGACTTTTACCCTTGGTACACCACCGATGAATATATCCAAGCTCCCGATGAAGTGGCCGCCGAGCTGCGGGCGGACAAGCTGTACGAGGCCGCCTACCAGCGCCGGATTGTCCGCAACAAGGCGCAGTTTTCCCTCGACTGTGATGATGGGATCGAATACTCGGCTTGCCTGTCCGAGCCCACCCCGCAGGAGCTGGTAGAGCGCATGGAGCGTTTCTGCGATCTCTGGAACGCCCTCAACACCCTGCCGGAGATCCAGGGCCGCCGTGTGGATGCCTGTATCATTCTCGGCAAGAGCTATCGTGAGGTAGCGGAGGCCGAGGGAGTACACAAAAGTTCTGTGCAGGAGTCTGTTCGCTCCGGCTTGGAAAATATGAGAAAGTATTTGAAAAAAGTTTGGTAA